The following are encoded in a window of Gammaproteobacteria bacterium genomic DNA:
- a CDS encoding transposase — MSGVFIAFLEKALEGRERPLIVITDNASYHTSKEVKAFLETHRKQIRLFFLPPHSPELNPDEQVWNEIKNDHLEKEPIKNRADFRARVYSALEKLKEFQERVKSFFRLPDTQYANPEKAPA; from the coding sequence GTGAGTGGGGTTTTCATTGCCTTTTTAGAGAAGGCATTAGAGGGTCGAGAGCGCCCATTAATTGTCATCACGGACAATGCGTCTTATCATACCTCGAAAGAAGTCAAAGCCTTTCTTGAGACGCATCGAAAACAAATCCGCTTGTTCTTTCTTCCCCCCCACTCGCCAGAGTTAAATCCGGATGAACAGGTTTGGAATGAGATCAAAAATGATCATCTGGAAAAGGAGCCAATTAAAAACCGGGCTGATTTCAGAGCGCGCGTTTATTCTGCTTTGGAAAAGCTAAAAGAATTTCAGGAAAGGGTCAAATCATTTTTTAGGCTCCCTGATACTCAATACGCTAATCCTGAAAAAGCTCCAGCATGA